In one Fodinicola acaciae genomic region, the following are encoded:
- a CDS encoding TetR/AcrR family transcriptional regulator, producing MTTQRRIGAPDAKNRTLLLDAAEQLMLADGYAAVTSRRLADKAGLKPQLVHYYFRTMDDLFLAMFRRRAEEGLQRQRELLESERPLRSLWEFNTDAERTGFIMEIASLAQHRKAIRAEVRRYSEQFRLAQLEVVAAVMERYHIPREVCTPAALVVLMTSVARVMSLEEKLDFSLGHKDAIDFMDRYLDQLEGFATKG from the coding sequence GTGACGACGCAGCGGCGGATTGGCGCGCCCGACGCGAAAAACCGCACGCTCCTGCTCGACGCGGCCGAGCAGTTGATGCTGGCGGACGGGTACGCCGCGGTGACGTCGCGGCGCCTCGCGGACAAGGCCGGCCTCAAGCCGCAGTTGGTGCACTACTACTTCCGTACGATGGACGACCTTTTCCTGGCCATGTTCCGCCGGCGCGCCGAAGAAGGGCTTCAGCGGCAAAGGGAGCTGCTGGAGTCTGAACGGCCACTGCGGTCGTTGTGGGAGTTCAACACCGATGCCGAGCGCACCGGCTTCATCATGGAAATCGCCTCGCTGGCCCAACATCGCAAAGCCATCCGGGCCGAGGTCAGGCGTTATTCCGAACAGTTCCGGCTCGCGCAGCTCGAGGTCGTCGCCGCGGTCATGGAGCGCTATCACATTCCCCGCGAGGTGTGCACTCCGGCGGCGCTCGTCGTGCTCATGACATCCGTCGCGCGGGTCATGTCCCTGGAGGAGAAGCTCGACTTCTCGTTGGGTCACAAGGACGCGATCGACTTCATGGACCGCTATCTGGACCAGTTGGAGGGCTTCGCTACGAAGGGATGA
- a CDS encoding xanthine dehydrogenase family protein molybdopterin-binding subunit, which yields MNTGATRYAGTRVRRVEDARLLTGHGTFVDDVVRPGMLHACFVRSPFPRARITGIDPAEALALDGVRAVFTAADLNPDVREQWYTLTGKDIPDTPRPPLADGEVRFVGDPVALVVAADRYVAEDAADLVTVDYEPLPPVVDYATAHESAELVHPDYPGNLAGEIALPGIEPAFDEAPHVIERTIHQQTYAPVPMETRGLVVEWSASDGALTIWAATQAPHEMRLFCSRLLGIPEHRVRVIMRDTGGGFGQKVLPMREDMCVMLAARKLPAAVKWIEDRRENLMAASQSRHEHADVRMAFDNDGTILATQINYVQDVGAYPTPWPVQTAAAVGMLFPGPYRVPQGTFSSKSVFSNTAGRAAYRGPWQFESVTREVLLDAAARRIGIDPVELRRRNLLRGNELPYANPSGMPYDHVSPLETFDHAIDLLDYPAFRREQAQARAAGRYLGVGTCSYVEPTTAAMGLHATEGATIRIEPSGTVNVYLSGGSTGNSLETTAIQLTADALGVDIADINTIQGDTAITPFGGGTAGSRSGSMIAGAIAATASVLRDRIVAIAAHRLEASADDIELTGSRATVRGVPNAGISLAEIAWLAYFQVDALPAGLPAGLEASGRYRPQNPIIWANATHVCTCEVDVVTGHVRLLRYIVTEDCGPMINPDVVEGQIAGGTVQGIGGALYEHLAYDEDANPITTTFMDYLIPTAAEVPIIEYGHVETPGPGPGGYKGVGEGGAIGAPPAVINAVADALGVEVTRLPLTPAAIVALLEESR from the coding sequence GTGAACACCGGCGCGACCCGCTACGCGGGCACCCGCGTGCGCCGCGTCGAGGACGCGCGGCTGCTGACCGGCCACGGCACGTTCGTGGACGACGTCGTACGCCCCGGGATGCTGCACGCCTGCTTCGTACGCAGCCCGTTTCCCCGTGCCCGCATCACCGGGATCGACCCGGCCGAAGCACTCGCGCTCGACGGCGTACGCGCCGTTTTCACCGCCGCGGACCTAAATCCGGACGTACGCGAGCAGTGGTACACGCTGACCGGCAAGGACATCCCCGACACCCCGCGTCCGCCGTTGGCCGACGGCGAGGTGCGGTTCGTCGGCGACCCGGTGGCGCTGGTGGTCGCGGCGGACCGGTACGTCGCCGAGGACGCCGCCGACCTTGTCACCGTCGACTACGAACCGTTGCCGCCGGTCGTTGACTACGCCACCGCCCACGAGTCGGCGGAGTTGGTGCACCCGGACTACCCCGGCAACCTCGCCGGCGAGATCGCCCTGCCCGGCATTGAGCCGGCGTTCGACGAGGCACCGCACGTTATCGAGCGGACGATCCACCAGCAGACATACGCACCGGTGCCGATGGAGACCCGCGGCCTAGTCGTCGAGTGGTCGGCGTCCGACGGTGCGTTGACGATCTGGGCGGCCACCCAGGCGCCGCACGAGATGCGCCTGTTTTGCTCTCGACTGCTGGGAATCCCGGAACACCGGGTCCGGGTGATCATGCGCGACACCGGTGGTGGGTTCGGCCAGAAGGTGCTGCCGATGCGCGAGGACATGTGCGTCATGCTGGCCGCCAGAAAGCTGCCGGCCGCGGTGAAATGGATCGAGGACCGGCGGGAAAACCTGATGGCGGCCAGCCAATCCCGGCACGAGCACGCCGACGTACGGATGGCCTTCGACAACGACGGCACAATCCTGGCGACGCAGATCAATTACGTCCAGGATGTCGGCGCGTATCCGACGCCGTGGCCGGTGCAGACCGCCGCCGCTGTCGGCATGCTTTTTCCTGGCCCGTACCGCGTCCCGCAGGGCACGTTCTCGTCGAAGTCGGTCTTCTCCAACACCGCCGGCCGCGCCGCGTACCGCGGACCGTGGCAGTTCGAGTCGGTGACGCGCGAGGTGCTGCTGGACGCGGCGGCGCGCCGGATCGGCATCGACCCAGTCGAGCTACGCCGGCGCAATCTGTTACGCGGCAACGAACTTCCCTACGCCAATCCCAGTGGCATGCCGTACGACCACGTCAGCCCGCTGGAGACCTTCGACCACGCCATCGACCTGCTCGACTACCCGGCTTTTCGCCGTGAGCAAGCACAGGCGCGGGCGGCGGGTCGATATCTCGGCGTCGGCACGTGCAGTTATGTCGAGCCCACCACGGCCGCGATGGGGTTGCACGCCACCGAGGGCGCCACTATCCGGATCGAGCCGTCCGGCACGGTGAACGTCTATCTTTCCGGCGGCTCCACCGGAAACAGCCTGGAGACCACCGCCATCCAGCTCACGGCCGACGCACTGGGCGTCGATATCGCGGACATCAACACAATCCAGGGCGACACCGCGATCACACCTTTCGGTGGCGGGACCGCCGGCAGCCGCTCGGGCTCGATGATCGCCGGTGCGATCGCTGCGACCGCATCGGTGTTGCGCGACCGGATAGTCGCGATTGCCGCCCATCGGCTGGAGGCGTCGGCTGACGACATCGAGCTGACCGGCAGCCGCGCGACCGTACGCGGCGTGCCAAACGCCGGAATATCGCTGGCCGAGATCGCATGGCTGGCGTATTTCCAGGTCGATGCACTGCCAGCTGGCCTGCCAGCCGGATTGGAGGCGAGCGGCCGCTATCGGCCCCAGAACCCGATTATCTGGGCCAATGCGACCCATGTGTGCACCTGTGAGGTCGATGTCGTGACCGGTCACGTACGGCTGTTGCGCTACATCGTGACCGAGGACTGCGGCCCGATGATCAACCCGGACGTGGTCGAAGGGCAGATCGCCGGCGGCACAGTGCAGGGAATTGGCGGTGCGTTGTACGAACATCTCGCGTACGACGAGGACGCGAACCCGATCACGACAACATTTATGGACTATCTGATCCCGACCGCCGCCGAGGTGCCCATCATCGAGTACGGCCATGTCGAAACACCCGGGCCCGGACCGGGCGGGTACAAGGGAGTCGGCGAAGGCGGCGCGATCGGTGCGCCTCCCGCGGTCATCAACGCGGTGGCCGACGCGCTTGGTGTGGAGGTCACCCGGCTGCCGCTTACTCCAGCCGCGATAGTGGCTCTGCTTGAGGAATCGCGATGA
- a CDS encoding amidohydrolase family protein encodes MTLLLRNADVDGCFRADVRISGRRVVEVGTALAHQTGEEMFDCRGGAVLPGLCDHHLHLHAIAARATSVVCGPPEVTDRAGLAAALAGATTDAYGWIRGVGYVESVAGPLDAAALDDLRSDVPVRVQHRSGALWLLNTAALTAIGTEQADGRLWRADRWLRSRLPASDPPDLGEVGTRLLRAGITAVTDATPDLDPTAIDAITGAMASGALAGRVCLLGVPIGVSLSGSGPMAGPYKIVLADSGLPAHDDLVERIRAAHAAGRPVAAHCVTREALVLLVSALDAAGALPGDRIEHAALVPEQLIGDLVRLGVRVVTQPGFLHDRGDDFLRDVADHLDLYRCASLIGAGVPVALSSDAPYGPLDPWSIMEVAVSRRTASGQVAGQSERLGFRQALDAYLAPPEDPGGPARRVRPGAAADLIVLHGPLAEAPGYSDPVRAVVLDGNLQPV; translated from the coding sequence ATGACGTTGCTCCTGCGCAACGCCGACGTCGACGGGTGTTTCCGCGCCGACGTACGAATATCGGGCCGCCGCGTGGTGGAGGTCGGGACGGCTCTTGCCCACCAGACGGGCGAAGAGATGTTTGACTGCCGCGGTGGCGCGGTGCTGCCCGGGTTGTGCGATCACCACCTGCACTTGCACGCCATCGCGGCCCGCGCCACGTCGGTCGTGTGCGGGCCACCGGAGGTGACCGACCGGGCCGGGCTGGCCGCCGCGTTGGCTGGCGCGACCACTGACGCGTACGGGTGGATCCGGGGTGTCGGGTATGTCGAGTCGGTCGCCGGGCCGCTGGACGCGGCCGCGCTGGATGATCTGCGCAGCGACGTGCCGGTCCGTGTCCAACACCGCAGCGGCGCCCTGTGGTTGCTCAACACCGCGGCCCTGACCGCGATCGGCACCGAGCAGGCCGATGGCCGGCTATGGCGCGCCGACCGCTGGCTGCGCTCCCGGCTGCCCGCGAGCGACCCGCCCGACCTGGGCGAGGTCGGGACTCGGCTGCTGCGGGCCGGCATCACCGCGGTCACCGATGCGACGCCGGATCTCGACCCAACCGCTATCGACGCGATCACCGGCGCGATGGCCAGCGGTGCGCTGGCGGGTCGGGTCTGCCTGCTCGGCGTACCCATCGGCGTCTCGCTGTCAGGCAGCGGACCGATGGCGGGGCCGTACAAGATCGTGCTGGCCGACTCCGGGCTTCCGGCCCATGACGACTTGGTCGAGCGGATCCGCGCCGCCCATGCGGCCGGCCGGCCAGTCGCCGCGCACTGCGTGACACGCGAGGCGCTGGTGCTACTCGTCTCCGCACTCGACGCCGCCGGCGCACTCCCCGGCGACCGGATCGAGCATGCCGCCTTGGTGCCCGAGCAGTTGATCGGCGACCTCGTACGGTTGGGTGTACGGGTGGTCACCCAGCCCGGGTTCCTCCACGATCGCGGCGACGATTTTCTCCGGGACGTCGCCGACCACCTCGACCTTTACCGCTGCGCCAGCCTGATCGGGGCGGGTGTGCCGGTCGCGCTGTCCAGCGATGCTCCGTACGGGCCGCTGGATCCGTGGTCGATCATGGAGGTGGCGGTATCCCGGCGAACGGCGTCAGGACAGGTGGCCGGACAGTCGGAACGGCTCGGTTTCCGGCAGGCGCTGGACGCCTACCTGGCGCCGCCGGAGGATCCCGGCGGCCCGGCTCGCCGCGTACGACCGGGCGCCGCGGCCGACCTCATTGTCTTGCACGGCCCACTGGCCGAGGCGCCTGGCTACTCCGACCCGGTTCGCGCCGTCGTTCTCGACGGAAACCTCCAGCCGGTCTGA
- a CDS encoding (2Fe-2S)-binding protein → MADVEMTVNGTVRRATVEPRLTLADFLRLHCELTGTHLGCEHGVCGACTVLVDGDAVRACLVFAVQATGADVTTIEGIASADGELSTVQAAFRDHHAIQCGFCTPGFIMSVTAFLRDHPEPTDGQIAEALSGNLCRCTGYQGILQAVRAAADQKRGHDARTS, encoded by the coding sequence ATGGCTGATGTCGAGATGACGGTCAACGGCACCGTACGCCGGGCCACCGTCGAGCCGCGGCTGACGCTCGCCGATTTTCTCCGGCTGCATTGCGAACTCACCGGCACGCACCTGGGCTGCGAGCACGGCGTATGCGGCGCGTGCACCGTACTCGTCGACGGCGACGCCGTACGCGCCTGCCTGGTGTTCGCCGTGCAGGCCACTGGCGCGGACGTCACCACGATCGAAGGAATCGCCAGCGCGGACGGCGAACTTTCGACCGTACAGGCCGCTTTCCGCGACCATCACGCCATACAGTGCGGCTTCTGTACACCCGGTTTCATCATGTCGGTCACCGCGTTTCTGCGGGACCACCCGGAACCCACCGACGGGCAGATCGCCGAAGCACTGTCCGGAAATCTGTGCCGCTGCACCGGATACCAGGGAATCCTCCAGGCCGTACGCGCGGCCGCCGACCAGAAACGAGGCCACGATGCCAGGACGAGTTGA
- a CDS encoding FAD binding domain-containing protein: MKPAAFAYHAPATLAEGVALLAEFGDTAKIIAGGQSLIPMLALRLAAFEHLVDIGRLPELRGIEKGEATVRIGAGTTQATIERSAAAVPLLARATPLIGHFQIRNRGTLGGSIAHADAAAEYPAVALTLDADMEAISAAGRRNIPAADFFTGMWSTALADDEVLANVTFPVWPGRTGFAIEEFARRHGDFAIAGATVAIEVDAGNRIRRCGIGLFGLGSTPERAVTAEGDLTGRDIADVVPDDLGRTAVSGLRSVPSDLHGPAEYRKRVGAAMVARAWRRACAEARDG; this comes from the coding sequence ATGAAGCCGGCCGCGTTCGCCTACCACGCACCAGCCACTCTCGCGGAGGGCGTCGCACTGCTGGCCGAGTTCGGCGACACCGCGAAGATCATCGCCGGCGGACAGAGCCTGATCCCGATGTTGGCGCTGCGGCTCGCGGCCTTCGAACACCTGGTGGATATCGGCCGCCTGCCGGAACTCCGCGGCATCGAAAAGGGCGAGGCGACCGTACGCATTGGTGCCGGCACCACGCAGGCGACGATCGAGCGGTCCGCGGCGGCAGTGCCGTTGCTCGCCCGCGCCACCCCGCTGATCGGCCATTTCCAGATCCGCAACCGGGGCACGCTCGGCGGCTCGATCGCCCACGCCGACGCGGCAGCCGAATATCCGGCCGTGGCGCTCACTCTGGATGCCGACATGGAAGCGATATCGGCGGCCGGCCGGCGAAACATCCCTGCCGCGGATTTCTTCACTGGCATGTGGAGCACCGCGCTGGCCGATGACGAAGTGCTGGCCAACGTGACTTTTCCCGTGTGGCCCGGGCGTACCGGATTCGCCATTGAGGAATTCGCCCGGCGGCACGGCGATTTCGCCATCGCCGGCGCGACAGTCGCGATCGAGGTGGATGCCGGCAACCGAATACGCCGGTGTGGCATCGGGCTGTTCGGCCTCGGTTCCACGCCCGAACGGGCGGTTACGGCGGAAGGCGATCTCACCGGACGCGACATCGCCGATGTCGTGCCGGACGACCTTGGCCGCACGGCCGTGTCCGGGTTGCGGTCCGTCCCCTCCGACCTGCACGGGCCGGCGGAATACCGGAAACGCGTTGGCGCCGCGATGGTCGCGCGCGCCTGGCGCCGAGCATGCGCGGAGGCGCGGGATGGCTGA
- a CDS encoding CoA transferase, which produces MALTGRAAGPPVVPPGRAASVATAMADQFAAATGVRLDGARLLSERAAFTGNRRRGSVSPGGSCRLLSTVDGWAAVSVARPDDPALLGALVGEEVRGDPWPVAAEWLRSHTGAELAERAELLGVAAGPVTRRVADFTVVKGKPRDLRGLLVVDFSALWAGPLCARLLGLAGARVVKVETPWRPDGARAGNPDFYRLLHAGHRSVCLDPLDASGRTAMAALVTAADVVIEASRPRALAGFGLDARAAVAAGKTWVTITAYGRGSNRVGFGDDVAAASGLVAYDDAGPMFCGDAIADPLTGLTAAAMVAYAPAGVMLDVSMADVVAATLTDEQSADGTVPVVEPQRPPVNGYAARIGEHTAEVLAELRV; this is translated from the coding sequence ATGGCCCTGACTGGGCGTGCCGCGGGTCCGCCGGTCGTGCCGCCCGGCCGGGCAGCTTCGGTCGCCACAGCAATGGCCGATCAGTTCGCGGCGGCTACCGGCGTACGGCTGGATGGTGCACGCCTGCTGTCCGAGCGTGCGGCGTTCACCGGGAATCGACGGCGAGGCTCCGTGTCACCTGGCGGATCCTGCCGGCTGCTGTCCACTGTGGACGGCTGGGCGGCGGTTTCCGTTGCGCGGCCGGACGATCCGGCATTGCTGGGCGCGTTGGTCGGCGAAGAGGTGCGAGGTGATCCGTGGCCCGTTGCCGCTGAATGGCTGCGCTCGCACACCGGTGCCGAGCTGGCCGAGCGAGCCGAGCTGCTCGGGGTCGCCGCCGGGCCGGTGACCCGCCGCGTCGCGGATTTCACTGTTGTCAAAGGCAAGCCGCGCGATCTCCGTGGTTTGCTGGTGGTGGACTTCAGCGCGTTGTGGGCCGGTCCGTTGTGCGCGCGGCTGCTGGGGTTGGCTGGCGCGCGGGTAGTCAAGGTCGAGACCCCGTGGCGGCCGGACGGCGCCCGTGCCGGGAATCCGGACTTCTATCGCCTGCTGCACGCCGGCCATCGCTCGGTATGCCTTGATCCGCTTGACGCCTCGGGACGTACGGCGATGGCGGCGTTGGTGACGGCCGCGGACGTGGTTATCGAAGCGTCCCGTCCGCGGGCGCTGGCCGGCTTCGGGTTGGATGCCCGTGCCGCGGTAGCGGCCGGGAAGACCTGGGTGACGATCACCGCGTACGGGCGGGGCAGCAACCGGGTGGGCTTCGGCGATGACGTGGCGGCGGCAAGCGGTCTGGTCGCGTACGACGACGCCGGGCCGATGTTCTGCGGGGACGCGATCGCCGATCCGTTGACCGGGCTGACCGCCGCCGCGATGGTCGCCTACGCGCCAGCCGGCGTGATGCTCGACGTGTCGATGGCCGACGTCGTCGCGGCAACCCTGACCGACGAACAAAGTGCTGACGGGACCGTGCCGGTCGTGGAGCCGCAGCGACCACCGGTCAACGGGTATGCGGCGCGGATCGGCGAGCACACCGCCGAGGTGCTGGCAGAGCTGCGCGTATGA
- a CDS encoding NtaA/DmoA family FMN-dependent monooxygenase (This protein belongs to a clade of FMN-dependent monooxygenases, within a broader family of flavin-dependent oxidoreductases, the luciferase-like monooxygenase (LMM) family, some of whose members use coenzyme F420 rather than FMN.), protein MSDRRYLHLNLVGNDINLHQGALTYERAQVDRPPQDPFARLLEYGKLGDEGLFTAIFLGDVPGAVGSPSPDGGPAEPITALTAMASVTRYVGLIATASTTFYDPYTLARLLGSLDQACDGRAGFNAVTTAGDHFALAYGLAAHPDRETRYRRADEFLEVVKALWDNREMRTDSDGVRRLYPTWLTHHGELFRVEGALNLAPSRQGRPMIAQAGGSGAGIAVAAKHAEMVFTNATTREGAAAYRADLDKALVQAGRPPGSVPAIPGFIPFLGRTAAEAQERLRALDDLVDWEMLAPLALAQFGIYRTYDDVNATFPVDELPRPEDVEKTITSTFGNYVGLYNWIQEHPGATVRDVTAHAIGRGGATHRKFVGSYDELVDDLALWHEDGQVGGFNLMFAAGHLSIREFIDEVVPRLIDRGIYRPTPDDRPLRERFRPS, encoded by the coding sequence ATGTCGGATCGACGCTATCTGCACCTGAACCTGGTGGGGAACGACATCAACCTCCACCAGGGCGCGCTCACGTACGAGCGCGCGCAGGTTGACCGGCCACCGCAGGATCCCTTCGCACGCCTGCTGGAGTACGGAAAACTCGGCGACGAAGGGCTGTTCACCGCCATCTTCCTCGGCGACGTCCCGGGCGCGGTGGGCTCGCCTTCGCCCGACGGCGGGCCTGCCGAACCAATCACCGCGCTGACCGCCATGGCGAGCGTGACCCGGTATGTGGGCCTGATCGCGACCGCCTCGACGACGTTCTACGACCCGTACACCCTGGCCCGGTTGCTCGGCTCGCTCGACCAGGCCTGCGACGGGCGAGCCGGGTTCAACGCGGTCACCACCGCGGGCGACCATTTCGCGCTCGCGTACGGCCTGGCGGCCCATCCCGACCGGGAGACCCGCTATCGCCGCGCCGACGAGTTCCTCGAAGTGGTCAAGGCTCTGTGGGACAACCGCGAAATGCGTACCGACTCCGACGGCGTACGCCGGCTCTATCCGACCTGGCTCACGCACCACGGTGAGTTGTTCCGCGTCGAAGGCGCGTTGAACCTCGCGCCCAGCCGGCAGGGTCGCCCGATGATCGCCCAGGCCGGCGGTTCGGGTGCCGGGATCGCGGTAGCGGCCAAGCACGCGGAGATGGTGTTCACGAACGCCACCACACGCGAGGGCGCGGCCGCCTACCGCGCGGATCTGGACAAGGCGCTGGTGCAGGCCGGGCGGCCGCCGGGCAGCGTTCCGGCCATCCCCGGGTTCATCCCGTTTCTCGGCCGTACGGCCGCGGAAGCACAGGAGCGGCTGCGTGCCCTAGACGACCTCGTCGATTGGGAGATGCTCGCGCCGCTCGCGCTGGCGCAGTTCGGGATCTATCGCACCTACGACGACGTGAACGCCACCTTCCCAGTGGACGAGCTCCCCAGGCCCGAGGACGTCGAGAAGACCATCACCAGCACCTTCGGCAACTACGTGGGCCTGTACAACTGGATCCAGGAACACCCCGGCGCGACGGTACGGGACGTGACCGCCCACGCCATCGGGCGCGGCGGCGCGACGCACCGCAAGTTCGTCGGTTCGTACGACGAACTGGTCGACGACCTCGCGCTGTGGCATGAGGACGGGCAGGTCGGCGGCTTCAATCTGATGTTCGCAGCCGGGCACCTCTCGATCAGGGAGTTCATCGACGAGGTCGTACCCCGTCTCATCGACCGTGGCATCTACCGCCCGACCCCGGACGACCGGCCGCTGCGCGAGCGCTTCCGCCCGTCCTGA
- a CDS encoding mycofactocin-coupled SDR family oxidoreductase, producing MPGRVDGKIAFITGAARGQGRSHAIRLAREGADIIAIDVCRQLDDVPFPMSTPEDLAETVSLVEKEGRRIVAAEVDVRDFAGMKAVVDRGVEQFGRLDIIVANAGIGTFGRPLSELDERVWRDMLDVNLTGVWLSAKAGIPHLVDGGRGGSIVLTSSVGGLKAYPNTGHYVAAKHGVVGVMRTLAVELAQHHIRVNSVHPSQVNTPMVMNESTYRLFRPDLESPTVDDFAPVSQLAHMLPVPWVEPEDISNAVLFLASDESRYITGVPLPIDAGSMLK from the coding sequence ATGCCAGGACGAGTTGACGGCAAGATCGCCTTCATCACCGGCGCGGCCCGCGGCCAGGGCCGCAGCCACGCCATACGGCTGGCACGGGAAGGCGCCGACATCATCGCGATCGACGTCTGCCGGCAGCTCGACGACGTGCCCTTTCCGATGTCGACACCCGAAGATCTGGCCGAAACCGTGTCGCTGGTTGAAAAAGAGGGCCGCCGGATCGTCGCGGCCGAGGTGGACGTACGCGATTTCGCCGGAATGAAGGCCGTCGTCGACCGCGGCGTCGAACAGTTCGGCCGGCTGGACATCATCGTCGCCAACGCCGGCATCGGTACGTTCGGGCGCCCACTTTCCGAGCTGGACGAACGAGTCTGGCGCGACATGCTCGACGTCAACCTGACCGGCGTCTGGTTGTCCGCGAAGGCGGGGATCCCCCACCTGGTCGACGGTGGGCGCGGCGGCTCGATCGTGCTGACCAGCTCGGTCGGCGGCCTGAAGGCGTACCCGAACACCGGCCACTATGTCGCCGCCAAGCACGGTGTCGTCGGGGTGATGCGTACGCTCGCCGTCGAACTGGCGCAGCACCACATCCGGGTCAATTCGGTGCACCCCAGCCAGGTCAACACCCCGATGGTGATGAACGAGTCGACGTACCGGCTTTTCCGGCCAGACCTGGAAAGTCCGACCGTCGACGATTTCGCCCCGGTGTCGCAGCTCGCGCACATGTTGCCGGTGCCGTGGGTCGAGCCGGAGGACATCAGCAACGCCGTACTGTTCCTGGCATCGGACGAGTCGCGCTACATCACCGGCGTACCACTGCCCATCGACGCCGGCAGCATGCTGAAATAG
- a CDS encoding cytochrome P450 gives MSVTPATGHAYYDPYDVELNANPYPMFRRLREEAPLYRNEQHDFYALSRFEDVRRGLADRETFSSARGAIIELIKANIDIPRGVLIFEDPPIHTVHRNLLVRMFTPKKIRDLEPKIREFCVRSLDRLAGAERFDFVADIGKQMPMRVIGMLLGIPEQDQEAVRDQVDAELRTERGRPMTRYAEQGDFASGEIFADYIEWRAEHPSDDIMTELLNVEFADETGTTRRLTREEILTYVTVVAGAGNETTTRLIGWAGKVLAEHPDQRRQLVQDPSLIPSAIEELLRYEPPAPHVARYVTRDVDYYGLAVPEGSVMMFLIGSANRDDRQFPDGDRFDVRRDARQHLTFGMGTHFCLGSALARMEGRIALEEILKRFPEWQVDDDQARISPTSTVRGWETLPVVIPS, from the coding sequence ATGTCGGTGACTCCCGCGACCGGCCATGCCTATTACGACCCATACGACGTCGAACTGAACGCCAACCCGTATCCCATGTTCCGGCGCCTACGCGAGGAGGCTCCGCTCTATCGCAACGAGCAGCACGATTTCTACGCGCTAAGCCGGTTCGAGGACGTACGCCGCGGCCTGGCCGACCGCGAGACGTTCAGCTCCGCGCGGGGCGCGATCATCGAGCTGATCAAGGCGAACATCGACATTCCGCGCGGCGTACTCATCTTTGAGGATCCGCCGATCCACACCGTGCATCGCAACCTGCTGGTCCGAATGTTCACACCGAAGAAAATCCGTGACCTGGAGCCGAAAATCCGGGAGTTCTGCGTACGCAGCCTGGATCGGCTGGCCGGCGCCGAGCGGTTCGACTTCGTCGCTGACATCGGCAAGCAGATGCCGATGCGGGTGATCGGCATGCTGCTGGGCATTCCGGAGCAGGACCAGGAAGCCGTCCGCGACCAGGTCGACGCCGAGCTGCGCACCGAGCGGGGCCGGCCGATGACCCGATATGCCGAGCAGGGCGACTTCGCCAGTGGCGAGATTTTCGCCGACTACATCGAATGGCGGGCCGAACATCCTTCCGACGACATCATGACCGAGTTGCTGAACGTCGAGTTCGCGGATGAGACCGGCACGACGCGGCGGCTGACCCGCGAGGAAATCCTGACGTACGTCACCGTGGTGGCCGGCGCCGGAAACGAAACCACCACCCGGCTGATCGGCTGGGCCGGCAAGGTCCTGGCCGAGCATCCCGACCAACGACGACAGCTTGTCCAGGATCCATCGCTGATCCCGTCGGCGATCGAGGAACTACTCCGGTACGAGCCGCCCGCACCGCACGTGGCGCGTTACGTCACCCGCGATGTCGACTATTACGGCCTGGCCGTGCCTGAGGGCAGTGTCATGATGTTTCTCATCGGCTCGGCAAATCGTGACGACCGGCAGTTTCCCGACGGTGACCGTTTCGACGTACGGCGAGACGCCCGCCAGCATCTCACTTTTGGCATGGGCACTCACTTCTGTCTCGGGTCGGCCTTGGCCCGAATGGAAGGACGGATCGCCCTTGAGGAGATCCTGAAGCGATTTCCGGAATGGCAGGTGGACGACGATCAAGCGCGAATTTCTCCCACGTCCACCGTTCGCGGCTGGGAAACACTGCCGGTCGTCATCCCTTCGTAG
- a CDS encoding nuclear transport factor 2 family protein, with protein MIDTLDDIQAIAALKSRYCRTLDTKDWSGFRALFADDFVGDNTEAGGRVCDGADEFVAFVRKALAGRVTVHHVLQPEIELTSPVEALGIWAMQDLVRLLPGLTMHGFGHYHETYEKNVGKWLIKTSRLSRLREDLRTPVLTLFISDRIKRGLRLAVLRRT; from the coding sequence GTGATCGACACCCTCGACGACATCCAGGCGATAGCGGCCCTGAAGTCACGCTATTGCCGGACCCTGGACACCAAGGACTGGTCCGGATTCCGTGCCCTGTTCGCCGATGATTTCGTCGGCGACAACACCGAAGCCGGCGGCAGGGTGTGCGATGGCGCCGACGAGTTCGTCGCCTTCGTACGCAAAGCCCTCGCCGGCCGGGTCACTGTCCACCACGTGCTGCAGCCCGAGATCGAGCTCACGTCACCGGTCGAAGCACTCGGGATCTGGGCGATGCAGGACTTGGTACGGCTGCTGCCCGGGCTGACGATGCACGGCTTCGGCCATTACCACGAGACGTACGAAAAGAATGTGGGGAAATGGCTGATAAAAACGTCCCGGCTGAGCCGGCTGCGGGAGGACCTGCGAACGCCGGTCCTGACCCTGTTCATCTCCGACCGGATCAAGCGGGGGCTGCGCCTGGCCGTCCTGCGCCGCACGTGA